One genomic window of Inquilinus sp. KBS0705 includes the following:
- a CDS encoding MFS transporter, with product MNISTFKAFRSRNYRLYFAGQSISLIGTWMQKTAVSWVVYTLTHSTFMLGLTLFASQFPSFLLSLLGGVVSDRYNRFRVLLGTQIASMIQAVLLTALIFFKHYQVWEILALSVVLGIINAFDVPARQSLVYEMIDDKRDLPNALALNSSMVNLSRLIGPAIAGFVLETLGDDVCFALNAVSFVAVIGSLLMMRLPKYVEQPHVKNVYDELKEGFAYLKATPSIAFVIMMLGLISLLVLPFSTLLPYYAREVFKGNATTFGVIDSVIGLGAFSGAIFLASVKAGANLKKILCINTMVFGAGLILFSHEHIYPMALVFVTIAGFGMMSQITISNTLIQTTVEAGMRGRVISFYAMAFFGMQPVGGLLVGAVSKWIGAPNTIMAEGIVALLIGLLHIRYQRKEKLKQQHNVMAVDEHHLQTV from the coding sequence ATGAATATAAGTACATTTAAAGCATTTCGCAGTCGTAACTATAGGTTATATTTTGCAGGCCAGTCTATATCGCTTATTGGCACCTGGATGCAGAAAACCGCAGTAAGCTGGGTAGTTTACACGCTTACACATTCTACATTTATGCTGGGGCTTACACTCTTTGCCAGCCAGTTCCCATCCTTTTTGTTGTCGTTGCTAGGCGGCGTAGTGTCTGACAGGTATAACCGTTTCAGGGTATTACTGGGCACACAAATAGCATCAATGATACAAGCCGTGTTATTAACGGCGCTGATATTTTTTAAACACTACCAGGTGTGGGAAATATTGGCCTTAAGCGTGGTGTTAGGTATCATTAACGCTTTTGATGTGCCTGCACGGCAATCATTGGTGTACGAGATGATAGACGATAAAAGGGATCTGCCAAATGCCCTGGCGCTCAATTCGTCAATGGTTAACCTGTCGCGCTTGATAGGCCCGGCTATTGCAGGGTTTGTTTTAGAGACACTGGGTGACGATGTTTGCTTTGCGCTTAACGCGGTAAGTTTTGTGGCGGTTATAGGGTCTTTGTTAATGATGAGGCTACCCAAGTATGTTGAGCAACCCCATGTTAAAAATGTTTACGACGAACTTAAAGAAGGATTTGCTTATTTAAAGGCCACCCCATCAATTGCCTTTGTTATAATGATGCTGGGGCTAATAAGCCTTTTAGTATTGCCTTTTAGCACCCTGCTGCCCTATTATGCCCGCGAAGTTTTTAAAGGCAACGCTACCACATTCGGGGTGATTGATAGTGTGATAGGCTTAGGAGCCTTTTCGGGGGCTATTTTCCTGGCATCTGTTAAAGCGGGCGCCAATTTAAAAAAGATACTATGTATTAACACCATGGTTTTTGGCGCCGGGCTGATATTGTTTTCGCACGAGCACATTTACCCGATGGCCCTGGTATTTGTTACCATTGCAGGCTTCGGCATGATGTCGCAGATAACCATTAGCAATACGCTCATACAAACAACGGTAGAAGCCGGCATGCGCGGCCGGGTGATCAGCTTTTACGCTATGGCTTTTTTTGGCATGCAACCCGTAGGCGGCCTGTTGGTTGGCGCGGTATCTAAATGGATAGGAGCGCCCAATACAATAATGGCCGAAGGTATTGTGGCATTACTTATTGGGCTGCTACATATTCGTTATCAACGTAAAGAGAAGCTAAAACAACAGCACAACGTAATGGCGGTTGATGAGCATCACCTGCAAACGGTTTGA
- a CDS encoding MarR family transcriptional regulator — protein sequence MSNINPDEIAAALRTVVTRLIKKLRKQSAIAQQLSLTMRSTIAMLYQTEMLPSELAAAEKITNQSMSQILNHLQQLGFINRKTSATDKRKVLVTLSAKGEDFLLQMRSERNMWLSRAIAQTCNTHEQELLLNAIAPLTKLIDFE from the coding sequence ATGAGTAACATTAACCCGGATGAAATAGCAGCAGCGCTGCGTACTGTAGTAACAAGGCTTATTAAAAAGCTGCGTAAGCAATCGGCTATTGCCCAGCAGCTTTCGCTTACTATGCGTTCCACCATCGCTATGCTTTATCAAACCGAAATGCTGCCAAGCGAACTTGCCGCCGCCGAAAAGATAACCAATCAATCTATGTCGCAAATTTTGAACCATTTGCAGCAATTGGGGTTTATCAACCGCAAAACATCGGCAACCGACAAGCGTAAGGTGCTGGTAACTTTATCGGCTAAAGGGGAAGATTTTTTATTACAGATGCGCAGTGAGCGTAATATGTGGCTAAGTCGGGCCATAGCCCAAACATGCAACACGCACGAGCAGGAACTTTTATTAAATGCCATTGCCCCGCTAACAAAGCTCATTGATTTTGAGTAA